The Apodemus sylvaticus chromosome 5, mApoSyl1.1, whole genome shotgun sequence genome has a segment encoding these proteins:
- the LOC127684270 gene encoding olfactory receptor 8K3-like, whose protein sequence is MGRHNLTVVTEFVLMGITDRPELQAPLFGLFLVIYLISLMGNLGMIILTTVDSRLQTPMYFFLKHLAITDLGYSTSVGPKMLVNFVVDQNTISFKLCATQLSFFLVFIVSELFILSAMSYDRYVAICKPLLYTVIMSQRLCWVLVAIPYLYCTFVSLLVTIKIFTLSFCGYNVISHFYCDSLPLLPLLCSDTHDVEMIILILAAFDLISSLLVVLVSYLLILIAILRMNSAEGRQKAFSTCGSHLTVVIVFYGTLIFMYVQPKSNHSFETDKVASIFYTLVIPMLNPLIYSLRNKDVKYALKRTLNNLCKLFSLAFHKI, encoded by the coding sequence ATGGGGAGACATAACCTCACAGTGGTGACTGAATTCGTACTGATGGGTATCACTGACCGCCCTGAGCTTCAGGCCCCATTGTTTGGACTGTTTCTCGTTATCTATCTGATCTCACTGATGGGAAACTTGGGCATGATCATCCTCACCACAGTGGACTCCAGGCTACAAACACCTATGTACTTTTTTCTCAAACATCTGGCTATTACAGATCTTGGTTATTCTACATCTGTGGGACCCAAAATGTTAGTAAATTTTGTTGTAGATCAAAACACAATATCATTTAAACTTTGTGCCacacagctttctttctttcttgtgttcaTTGTTAGTGAACTCTTTATTCTGTCTGCAAtgtcctatgaccgctatgtggccatatgTAAGCCTTTGCTTTACACTGTCATCATGTCACAAAGGTTATGTTGGGTACTAGTGGCAATTCCTTATCTCTATTGCACATTTGTTTCTCTTCTAGTCACAATTAAGATTTTCACTTTGTCTTTCTGTGGCTACAATGTCATCAGTCATTTCTACTGTGACAGTCTCCCCTTATTACCTCTGCTATGCTCAGATACACATGACGTTGAAATGATAATTCTAATCTTGGCAGCCTTTGATTTGATTTCCTCTCTTCTGGTTGTCCTTGTGTCCTACCTGCTCATCCTCATAGCCATTCTGAGGATGAACTCTGCTGAGGGCAGGCAGAAGGCTTTCTCTACCTGTGGGTCCCACCTGACAGTAGTCATTGTCTTCTATGGGACTTTGATATTTATGTATGTCCAGCCTAAGTCCAACCACTCCTTTGAAACTGATAAAGTGGCATCTATATTCTACACCCTGGTGATCCCCATGTTGAATCCCTTGATCTATAGTTTGAGAAACAAAGATGTAAAATATGCTCTAAAAAGGACATTGAATAATTTgtgtaaattattttctttggcttttcataaaatataa